The genome window ACACACTATCCTTTTGAATAATATGTGTTTCCAAAAGGTTTTTTTTAGAGATGGATTTTCCCAAACATCTGAATTAATTTATTATTTCACTAACATAACTGTAGGAACACTAGGCACTCTAAATCCTTCTGGATGTCCAGGTGTCGAGTTTCCTAGCCAATCATAGATAAACTTAATCTGATCATCATAATGTCTTATACATTTATGAGATTCTGGATAAGTTCCTATTTTTTTAGCTGTTGCAGCCTTTCTTTGCTCTCTTGTATTTTTAGGTTCAAATAATGATGGAATACTGTGCATATAACCTCCACCACTAAATCTTACGGCATTTTTTGCATCTCCTACAACTGCCTTGTTATCTGAACCTGTGTACTGCATTACAGGTTTAGAGTAAGCAATTAGGAAAGTTCCATAAGGTGTGGCAAATGAATTTCCAGCATCTTTTCCAGTAGTTACAAATGAAGAAGTTACTACATTCCAGTTATCTCCTGCTTTTTCTATAACCATTTCATTTTGACTTGCTCTGTCAACATAGATAAATCTTGTTATTTCGCCAGTAATTCCTGCATCTTTCAAATATCTTTTTGTAGAAGGTTTTAAATAATAAGTACCATTATCATAGGCATCTATTTTAACTTTTACGTATTTATCATTTTCTTCTTCCACAATCATAATTGTTCTATCTGGAATATTTATATAATCCTTAAAACTTTTATCTGTATAACCAAATTCACTTTGATTAGCACGATTTCCAAATTTATCTCTTTTACCTGATTCCCCTCCTCCAAGTGGAACATAATCATCTAAGACATATATTTTTTTATTGGCACTAACTGCTTCCTTTATAAACTTATTTGTCTTCTCAACTTTTGCCATCATGTCATTCCAGTCAAATTCTCTTTTTTCAACAGCTGATTTTGGAATATAACCTATTTGATTATCAAAAAATACTTCATACCATTCATCTGATTTATTTCCAGCATTAGTTTTAACGATACCAGTTGTTTTGTATTTATGAGAATATGCTGCCGATTTTATAGCTTTTGCATTAGAATTTGGCTCTTTTCTTATATTTGTCGCTTCTTTTACAAAAACAAATTCATCCATTTCTTTTGGTGAATGTTTGTCGTATTGAAAATTGAATGTTAAGTTCTTTGGTCTTTGAGTATTAAATTCTTTAATATATGAGTATTGTCCTCTTGATGAATTTGTATTTTTTCGTGCTTCTATAGTTTCTTTTGTCTCTTTTTCCTTTGATTCATTTTCTTTTTTTTCAGTTACAGAATTTTGTACCTTTTCCATATTAGACTGTTTTGAAGTTTCTACAGGCTTGGTATTTTCTATAGTTTTGTTATTTTTCTGATTTCCTTTAGAATTATCTTCATTTTTTTTTGGCGAAACTGGCTTTTTGTCCATTTCATTAGTCTTTATCTCTTTAGCTGGCTGCACTGTTTCTGGTTTCTTTTCTGATTTTTGAGTCTGTGTTTTTTGCTTTTGTGCAGATGTAACTCCGCTTTTTTTTGGATATTCTGCTATAAATCCTTTTATAAAAGTATCAAATTTTGCTTCAAATTCAGATTTAGTTATTGTTTTTTCTACACTTTTTCCTTTTGTAAATTTAGCTTTTTCATTAA of Leptotrichia hongkongensis contains these proteins:
- a CDS encoding L,D-transpeptidase family protein → MINKINLQKMKFSMVALLILSVMSINAFSAPKEVKKIEWKQISLEPDLDGDGIKDKIDVDYAVEGNNVRLKFTPYVFNEKAKFTKGKSVEKTITKSEFEAKFDTFIKGFIAEYPKKSGVTSAQKQKTQTQKSEKKPETVQPAKEIKTNEMDKKPVSPKKNEDNSKGNQKNNKTIENTKPVETSKQSNMEKVQNSVTEKKENESKEKETKETIEARKNTNSSRGQYSYIKEFNTQRPKNLTFNFQYDKHSPKEMDEFVFVKEATNIRKEPNSNAKAIKSAAYSHKYKTTGIVKTNAGNKSDEWYEVFFDNQIGYIPKSAVEKREFDWNDMMAKVEKTNKFIKEAVSANKKIYVLDDYVPLGGGESGKRDKFGNRANQSEFGYTDKSFKDYINIPDRTIMIVEEENDKYVKVKIDAYDNGTYYLKPSTKRYLKDAGITGEITRFIYVDRASQNEMVIEKAGDNWNVVTSSFVTTGKDAGNSFATPYGTFLIAYSKPVMQYTGSDNKAVVGDAKNAVRFSGGGYMHSIPSLFEPKNTREQRKAATAKKIGTYPESHKCIRHYDDQIKFIYDWLGNSTPGHPEGFRVPSVPTVMLVK